From the genome of Brienomyrus brachyistius isolate T26 chromosome 8, BBRACH_0.4, whole genome shotgun sequence, one region includes:
- the nuak2 gene encoding NUAK family SNF1-like kinase 2, with product MERRDLQAAGRSSIVSDYLAQLRAPRGPPAAEPAVQKPAKRQAVKRHHHKHNLKHRYDFLQTLGKGTYGTVKKAVERSGRVVAIKSIRKEKITDEQDLTHIRREIEIMSSINHPHIIGIYEVFENKDKIVIVMEYASRGDLYDYISERQKLPEHEARHFFRQIVSAVHYCHQNGIVHRDLKLENILLDEHGNVKIADFGLSNLFCGDKYLQTFCGSPLYASPEIVNGRPYKGPEVDSWSLGVLLYTMVHGSMPFDGQDYRNLVRQISTGNYRKPLKPSEASGLIRWMLMVNPDRRATLEEIAGHWWLNWGYQGPVVDQGEPVAHQGSVKTPHEGGGLAGIASWLRRNSRPLLENGSKVRCLLRPQGGGDFVRQRSLRRSRKENNISQMRQDGAPARPFKGILKKRGSLKHKSIGEPQNAEGEVVKPGTGPPPSPPPSFALPRKGILKNSLEQESGYSSSSPENTTSDPDPQPPSCPANPIQRKGILKRDGKFSSPRPQDFGSLDRLASGLCLKPLTRPSRAVSKDSILSSESFDMLDLPEREASPVPTGSWQSKGCPIRGYMSVDDLLGLSSDEPVEEMGGLWGMRCYQGRVTESAYSLAGCKDIKAEERCRNDR from the exons ATGGAGCGCCGCGATTTGCAGGCTGCCGGGCGATCTTCGATAGTGTCCGATTACCTGGCGCAACTCCGGGCTCCGAGGGGGCCGCCCGCCGCCGAGCCCGCGGTACAGAAGCCGGCGAAGCGGCAGGCGGTCAAGAGGCACCATCACAAGCACAACCTCAAGCACCGCTACGACTTCCTGCAGACCCTGGGGAAGGGCACATACGGGACAGTGAAGAAGGCGGTGGAGCGCTCGGGGAGAGTG GTGGCCATCAAATCAATAAGAAAGGAGAAGATCACAGACGAGCAGGATCTGACGCACATACGCAGAGAGATCGAAATAATGTCCTCCATCAACCACCCACACATCATTGGCATCTATGAAG TGTTTGAGAACAAAGACAAGATTGTCATTGTGATGGAGTATGCCAGTCGGGGGGACCTATATGACTACATCAGCGAGCGTCAGAAGCTTCCAGAACACGAAGCACGCCACTTCTTCCGGCAAATAGTGTCTGCAGTGCACTACTGCCACCAG AACGGCATCGTGCACAGGGACCTGAAGCTGGAGAACATCCTCTTGGATGAACATGGGAATGTGAAG ATTGCAGATTTCGGGCTCTCGAACCTGTTCTGTGGAGATAAGTACCTGCAGACCTTCTGTGGAAGCCCGCTTTACGCTTCTCCGGAGATCGTGAACGGTCGCCCGTATAAGGGGCCCGAGGTAGACAGCTGGTCCCTGGGTGTGCTGCTCTACACCATGGTGCATGGATCAATGCCCTTCGACGGACAGGACTACAGGAACCTGGTCCGACAGATCAGCACGGGAAATTACCGCAAGCCTTTGAAGCCTTCCG AAGCCTCTGGTCTTATCCGCTGGATGCTAATGGTGAACCCTGACCGCCGGGCTACGCTGGAGGAGATCGCTGGACACTGGTGGCTAAACTGGGGCTACCAAGGCCCAGTGGTCGATCAGGGTGAGCCAGTAGCGCACCAAGGAAGCGTGAAGACACCTCATGAAGGAGGAGGGCTGGCTGGCATCGCCAGCTGGCTGCGCAGGAATTCTCGGCCGCTGCTTGAGAATGGCTCCAAGGTGCGCTGCCTGCTCCGGCCACAGGGTGGTGGCGACTTTGTCAGGCAGCGCTCCCTCAGGAGGTCGCGCAAGGAGAATAACATTTCCCagatgaggcaggatggggccccTGCTCGGCCCTTCAAGGGGATCCTGAAGAAGAGGGGAAGCCTGAAGCATAAGTCTATTGGCGAACCCCAGAACGCGGAGGGTGAGGTTGTAAAGCCTGGGACGGGACCCCCTCCATCTCCTCCGCCCAGCTTTGCTCTCCCTCGCAAGGGCATCCTCAAGAACTCTTTGGAGCAGGAATCGGGCTACAGCTCCTCTTCTCCTGAGAACACCACCTCGGACCCGGATCCTCAGCCACCCAGCTGCCCTGCCAATCCCATACAGCGCAAGGGCATCCTGAAGAGGGACGGCAAGTTCTCGAGTCCGCGTCCTCAGGACTTCGGTTCGCTGGACCGACTAGCCTCCGGGCTCTGTCTCAAGCCCCTGACTCGTCCGAGTCGGGCCGTCAGCAAGGACAGCATCCTTTCCTCAGAGTCGTTTGACATGCTGGACCTGCCGGAGCGGGAGGCGTCTCCAGTGCCCACAGGCTCGTGGCAGAGCAAGGGCTGCCCCATCAGGGGCTACATGTCCGTCGATGACCTCCTGGGACTCTCTTCCGACGAGCCAGTAGAGGAAATGGGAGGCCTTTGGGGCATGCGGTGCTATCAAGGCAGGGTTACCGAGAGTGCCTATTCCCTGGCAGGCTGCAAGGACATCAAGGCTGAGGAGAGATGCAGGAACGACAGATGA